Proteins co-encoded in one Quercus robur chromosome 8, dhQueRobu3.1, whole genome shotgun sequence genomic window:
- the LOC126696017 gene encoding uncharacterized protein LOC126696017: MAIIIDEIWRTRNLIQFQEGNANIHKSKHIVLSRFVELSKTFSVLNTTPFVQPSSEWTPPPLGWIKLNVDAALNNSRSALAVVARNYAGEILFIWGSGYHLCAPSQPEAAATLWAVHLAIQEHWKSIIIEGDAQVCFNALSSPDFAPDWSISTSVQLFALLDQSNSDFKAYSETSSQ, encoded by the exons ATGGCGATAATTATTGATGAGATCTGGAGGACAAGGAACCTGATCCAATTCCAAGAAGGTAATGCCAATATTCACAAGTCGAAGCATATTGTGCTTTCAAGATTTGTAGAGCTGTCTAAGACCTTCTCTGTCTTGAATACTACCCCTTTTGTGCAACCCAGTTCTGAGTGGACCCCTCCCCCCCTAGGCTGGATCAAGCTCAACGTAGATGCCGCACTGAACAACTCCAGATCTGCTTTAGCTGTAGTTGCCAGGAATTACGCTGGTGAGATTCTGTTTATTTGGGGATCTGGTTATCATCTTTGTGCACCATCTCAGCCAGAAGCAGCGGCTACTCTGTGGGCAGTCCACCTTGCAATACAAGAACATTGGAAGTCTATCATTATTGAAGGGGATGCACAAGTGTGCTTCAATGCTCTTTCATCACCTGACTTCGCTCCTGACTGGAGCATTAGCACCTCT GTGCAGTTGTTTGCTTTGTTGGATCAATCTAACTCAGATTTCAAGGCTTATAGTGAGACATCTTCTCAATGA
- the LOC126696018 gene encoding F-box protein At3g07870-like — translation MWDSHSLPPEILLDIIIRLSIKSIITCISVCKTWKSLIQNPSFISDHLRHSTTKYLLFSLYSKTAWQVYKIPHEQGKEHYALHWDDNRDFNEYTKFYFPLLHGQERFRVVGTCDGLICLANYICCDTFIIRKFVQVSKALPLPNIPPFRYSVSVGFGIGSKTSDYKVARILSFRDRKSASPPKLEVEVYSLATAEWKTLTTALPPTSTECYGNPHASVNGALHWVASRRTKDNILIKFVMVIDLEDEIFTYGNSLALYQEVSMNYLRYYRPSAKGFRKSGEVILKMNDTKFISRDLETQEIKDIGNAGYYHTYVDYYVESVVLNDKKSQLCSY, via the exons ATGTGGGACTCTCACTCTCTGCCTCCCGAAATCCTCCTCGATATTATCATACGACTATCCATCAAATCCATCATAACTTGCATCTCTGTTTGCAAAACATGGAAATCTCTAATCCAAAACCCTTCTTTCATTTCCGACCATCTCCGCCATTCCACCACCAAATACCTCCTTTTCAGCCTCTACTCTAAGACCGCCTGGCAAGTATATAAAATCCCCCACGAACAAGGAAAAGAGCACTACGCTTTGCATTGGGACGACAACCGAGATTTCAATGAATACACCAAGTTTTACTTCCCTCTTCTCCATGGTCAGGAAAGATTCCGTGTGGTGGGTACTTGCGACGGCCTCATCTGCCTTGCCAATTATATATGTTGCGACACTTTCATCATCAGAAAGTTCGTCCAAGTGAGTAAAGCTCTACCTCTACCCAATATCCCACCATTCAGATACAGTGTTTCTGTTGGGTTTGGAATTGGTTCCAAAACCAGTGACTATAAGGTGGCGAGGATTCTGAGTTTTCGAGATAGAAAAAGCGCGTCTCCACCCAAGCTTGAGGTTGAGGTTTACTCACTTGCCACTGCTGAATGGAAAACGCTTACTACAGCCTTGCCTCCCACAAGTACTGAATGCTACGGTAACCCACATGCTTCTGTCAATGGGGCTCTGCATTGGGTTGCTTCCAGAAGAACTAAAGACAATATACTTATCAAGTTTGTTATGGTAATTGATTTGGAGGATGAGATTTTCA CATATGGGAATTCCCTTGCCTTGTATCAAGAGGTTTCTATGAACTATCTCAGATATTACAGACCAAGTGCAAAAGGTTTTAGGAAGAGTGGTGAGgttatattgaaaatgaatgaCACAAAATTCATCTCGCGAGACCTTGAGACCCAAGAGATTAAAGATATTGGGAATGCTGGATATTATCATACTTATGTTGATTATTATGTCGAGAGTGTAGTTTTGAATGACAAAAAATCCCAACTGTGCAGTTACTGA
- the LOC126696019 gene encoding protein FAR1-RELATED SEQUENCE 5-like, with translation MDTSQIILLEDELNGYIADQQEKAQVEPTHGSPDKSNTPSKYSKEIVEVPEIVLEDEFIGWIPNQQEKAKVEITLGSPNKSNTPAIRMKFDCDDSAYEFYKDYAHRIGFSVRKHSVKRGNVGQIIRRTFSCSKEGERVFDKHRENASYHRPISRTGCLAQMTYHLQKDGMLHVVSFHGQHNHEFAPSPMKHMLRSKRKISLSQKAITNDAERSRISLKQTIELLSMQAGGRENLGFMDVDYKNHVHNERRMALKKGDGPAMMESIVDYGNFGDVICFDTTYRTNKYDRPFAPFIGVNHHKQSIIFGAALLYDETIESFKWLFETFLTAMSGKQLRTILTDQSATMAKAITENAAKNLHHVFHSSKQFAKDFSDCLYEYEDEDEWLVSWDYMLKEYGLTDNKWLRSIFDVKEKWAISFGDKRHQELQAEFKMRQAKPILQSNVEMLRHVIELYSPEIFQMFQDEYMKIADCTIYKANKSDTIIEYKVKYSQRIQEHLVKYEASTTSVECSCKKFSFVGILCAHTLKVLEHKNVKRLPVHYVLKRWTQDAKVGSIKDYHGIDIKGNAQESIGKRYSYLSHNAREISTLAAENEIMYEHTKESFEKLMKELQEIRKKCHSNNMESCTEVHGDVTTDVLQGDSICRIKTKPIVGHPKKRLKFALEKKNGKSRSKTTHAKKHASGLQKKVSIATSDVIQEEHHIGKSTK, from the exons ATGGATACTAGTCAAATCATTTTATTGGAAGATGAATTGAATGGTTACATAGCTGATCAACAAGAGAAGGCTCAAGTAGAACCTACTCATGGAAGCCCAGACAAATCAAATACTCCAAGTAAATATAGCAAAGAAATTGTAGAAGTTCCAGAAATTGTGTTGGAAGATGAATTCATTGGTTGGATACCTAATCAACAAGAGAAGGCTAAAGTAGAAATTACTCTTGGAAGtccaaacaaatcaaatactCCAGCAATTCGCATGAAATTTGATTGTGATGATAGTGCATATGAATTTTACAAAGACTATGCTCACCGAATCGGCTTTAGTGTACGAAAACATTCTGTAAAGCGAGGAAATGTGGGGCAAATTATAAGGAGAACATTTAGTTGCTCAAAAGAGGGTGAACGAGTTTTTGACAAACATCGCGAAAATGCATCTTATCATCGTCCAATTTCACGAACAGGTTGTTTAGCACAGATGACCTATCATCTTCAAAAGGATGGCATGTTACATGTTGTTTCTTTTCACGGCCAACATAATCATGAGTTTGCTCCTTCGCCAATGAAACATATGTTAAGATCGAAGCGAAAAATTTCACTTTCTCAAAAGGCCATTACAAATGATGCAGAGAGGTCTAGAATATCACTAAAACAAACCATTGAATTATTGAGCATGCAAGCTGGGGGTCGTGAAAATCTTGGGTTTATGGATGTTGACTATAAGAATCATGTACATAATGAGAGGAGGATGGCTTTAAAGAAAGGAGATGGACCTGCAATGATGGA ATCAATAGTTGATTATGGGAACTTTGGAGATGTTATTTGTTTTGACACAACTTATCGAACAAATAAATATGATCGTCCCTTTGCTCCATTCATTGGGGTTAATCATCACAAACAATCAATTATCTTCGGTGCAGCTTTACTTTATGATGAGACTATAGAGTCATTTAAGTGGttgtttgaaacttttttaACTGCAATGTCAGGAAAGCAGCTAAGAACTATACTTACAGATCAATCTGCTACAATGGCTAAAGCAATAACAGAG AATGCTGCTAAGAATCTACATCATGTATTTCATTCATCTAAGCAATTTGCAAAAGATTTTAGTGATTGTTTATACGagtatgaagatgaagatgaatggCTTGTTTCATGGGATTATATGCTTAAGGAATATGGTCTTACTGATAATAAATGGTTGCGTAGCATATTTGATGTGAAAGAAAAATGGGCTATT AGTTTTGGTGATAAGAGACATCAAGAACTACAGGCAGAGTTCAAAATGAGGCAAGCAAAACCGATTTTACAATCTAATGTAGAGATGTTGAGACATGTTATAGAGCTATACTCCCCAGAAATTTTTCAAATGTTTCAAGATGAATATATGAAGATTGCTGATTGTACTATTTACAAGGCTAATAAATCCGATACTATCATAGAATACAAGGTCAAATATAGTCAAAGAATTCAAGAGCACCTAGTTAAATATGAAGCCTCAACTACTTCGGTGGAATGCAGTTGTAAGAAGTTCAGCTTTGTAGGAATTCTGTGTGCCCATACTTTGAAAGTTCTTGAACATAAAAATGTTAAGAGACTTCCCGTTCATTATGTATTGAAAAGATGGACGCAAGATGCAAAGGTTGGTTCTATCAAGGACTATCATGGCATTGATATTAAAGGTAATGCTCAAGAGTCAATAGGAAAACGCTACTCTTATTTGAGCCACAATGCTCGTGAAATTTCTACACTTGCAGCAGAGAATGAGATAATGTATGAACATACCAAAGaatcttttgaaaaattaatgaagGAATTGCAagagataagaaaaaaatgtcattCGAATAATATGGAAAGTTGCACAGAGGTCCATGGTGATGTTACTACAGATGTTTTACAAGGTGATAGCATATGTAGGATTAAAACAAAACCTATTGTTGGGCATCCAAAGAAAAGGTTGAAATTTgcattagagaagaaaaatggtaAATCTCGAAGCAAAACAACACATGCTAAAAAACATGCCAGTGGCTTACAAAAAAAG GTTTCAATAGCTACTTCTGATGTTATCCAAGAAGAGCATCATATTGGCAAAAGCACTAAATAG